The Alistipes megaguti sequence CGCGAGTTCGAGCAGATGGAGATGCAGTTCTTCGTTCGCCCGGGCACCGAGATGCAGTGGTGGAACGAGTGGCGCAACACGCGTATGGCCTGGCACCGTGCGCTGGGCTTCGGCGACGACAACTACCGTTTCCACGACCACGAGAAGCTGGCCCACTACGCCAACGCCGCCACCGACATCGAATATAACTTCCCGTTCGGCTTCAAGGAGGTCGAGGGCATCCACTCGCGTACGGACTTCGACCTGGGCAATCACCAGAAGTATTCGGGCAAGAAGATGCAGTATTTCGATCCGGAGACGGGCGAGAGCTACGTACCCTACGTGGTGGAGACTTCGATCGGTGTCGACCGCATGTTCCTGCAGGTGATGTCGGCGGCCTACACCGAGGAGCAGCTCGAGGGCGGCGATACGCGAGTTGTGCTGCGTTTCCCGGCCGCACTGGCACCGGTGAAGGTGGCCATCCTGCCGCTTGTGAAGAAGGACGGCATGCCCGAAGTGGCGCAGAAGATCGTCGACCTGCTGAAGTACGACTATAACGTGGCCTACGACGAGAAGGATTCCGTCGGCAAACGCTACCGCCGTCAGGATGCCATCGGTACGCCGTTCTGCGTGACGGTTGACGGCCAGACGCTCGAGGACGGTACGGTGACGGTCCGTCACCGCGACACGATGCAGCAGGAGCGCGTCAAGATCGAGGCCCTGCCGGCCCTGGTCGACGAGGAGTGCTCCTACCGCAAATTGTTCAAGAAACTGAATCTGTAGTCGCCGCGCGACGCCATCCGACATGGGACGGATTCTGGCCATCGACTACGGCACCAAACGTACGGGGATCGCTGTGAGCGATCCTCTGCGGTTGATTGCCGGGGGATTGGAGACCGTTCCGACGCGGGATCTCGAACGCTGGCTGGCCGACTATTTTGCGCGGGAGGAGGTCTCGACCATCGTCATGGGCAAACCCATGCAGATGGACGGCACGCCTTCCGAAACGTGGCGCTTCATCGAGCCGCTGGCGCGCCGCCTGCAGCGAGCGTGGCCCGACAAGGAGGTGGTCTTTCACGACGAACGCTTCACCTCGGTGCTGGCCCACCGCACGATGCTCCAGAGCGGCATTGGACGCATGGCGCGGCGTGACAAGGCGCTGGTGGACAAGATCTCCGCGACGATTATTTTACAAAGTTACATGGAATTCAACCGATGATTTACCCGATAGTGATCTATGGAGACGAGGTGCTTCGCAAGGCGTGTGCACCCGTCACGCCCGAGACGCTCGACGTGAAGAAGTTCGAGGAGGACATGTTCCTGACCCTCGACGAGGCGGGCGGCGTAGGGCTTGCAGCCCCGCAGGTGGGCAAGAATCTGCGTTTCTTTGTGGTTGACTGTACGCCGTGGGCCGAGGAGGACCCGTCGTGTGCCGACTACAAGCGGGCCTTCGTCAACGCCGAAATCTATGAATACTCCGAGGAGACGAAGATCTATAACGAAGGCTGCCTTTCGTTTCCGGGGATCTATGCCGACGTGCAGCGTTCGCTGCGGATCCGGATGCGCTACCAGGATACGGACTTCGTCGAGCACGACGAGGAGTTCACGGGGCTCAAGGCATGGGTCATCCAGCATGAGTACGACCACATCCAGGGCAAGGTCTTTACGGACCGCATTTCGCCGCTGCGTCGTCAGCTGCTCAAGAGCAAACTGTTGAATCTGGCCAAGGGAAAGTTCCGTTGTGCCTACAAAACGCGATAACATGAAGAAGTTCCTCTTTGCAGCCCTTGCCGTGGCAGCCCTTTCGCTGACGGGTTGCGTGAAGTCGCCCGTTTCGGGCTTCGCCTATACGGATATCAAGGACGGCATGGCCGTTACGGGCAATGCCGGATCGAGCAAGGTCGGCACGGCCGAGGTCAAGGGGTACGTAGGTCTGGTGGCGCTGGGCGATGCCAGCATCCAGACGGCGGCCCGCGAAGCCGGCATCACGCGTATCCACCACGTCGACTACCAGATGAAGTCCTACGTGGGGCTCTATACCATCTATACGATCATCGTCTACGGTGACTGATTGTCGACAGCCGGGCGGGCCGTTTCCCGAATGCCGGAAAGGGCCGAGGGGGCCGAAGGGGCAGAAGGAGCTGAAGGGACAGAAGGAGCAGAAGGTGTGGAAGAGGTTTGCGATGCCGGAGGATGGAAGGCGGATCGGTCGGGGCCTTTTGGCGGTTGTGTGCTGCTGGGGAGCCTTGTTGACGGCTTCGGGGCAGGAGATCCGCTCGCACTATGTCTCGAAGGCCGAGACCGACGGCACGATCTACCACACCCTTCCGGTGACGCTGTTCGAAAATCCCGAGGCGGGCGATCTGACCTTTGACCTTACCTACAAGGAGCACCGTGGAGGACGGGCGACGCTGAACTTCACGTGCCGGATGGCACGTCCCGAGACGGTTGATTCCGTGCGTTTTGTTTCGGGCGGCGTAATTCTCTCCGGGCCGGTCGGCCGACTCTACCTAGAGCCCGAAAAGCGAGGCTGGAAACATCGCTATACGTTCGATCTCGACGCTTCGCAGCTGTGCGGCTTCTTCGACGAGCGCCAGCTCCCTGAAGTGACGCTCTATATCGATGGACGCCCGTGGCTCTATCGGGCCAAACGTTCGGCCTGGCGCAGCTATGCGCCGATCGGCTACCGGATCTTCGAGATGATCCGCATCAACGAGGGGGCAGAGTAGGGGCCGAATAGGGGCCGAATAGGGGCCGAGTAGGGGCCGAATAGGGGCCGGACCGGTGAATGGACCTGGTGTAATGACCGGATATGAGGCCGGATATGAGGGCTGAGCGAAGCGTCGCGCTGTGGTACAGATAGTTCCGAAGGGCTGGAAGCCTGCTCTCGAATTCTCTGAGATTCTCCTGAATCTTACCGGATCGGCTTCGGATGTCGGTTCCGCGTGAGGGCTTTCCCCGAAAAAGTACCCCGACAGTCGTGAACACGGCTGCCGGGGTTTTTCGTACCTGCAGAAGACGGATCTACCTACTCCCAGGAGGTGCCGGCAGCCTGTTCGATGGCATCCATCTCAGCCGCTGCGTTGCCGACGTCCGGGCGCACCTTGAGGGCGGTAAGACCGAAGTGGTCGTTTTTGAAACGCCCGTAGAACCGGTTGTTGCTCCACGTGATTTCGGCCTGGGGATCCGAGTCCTCGTATCGGACGACATAGTTGCTGGTGTTGCCCTCGGGTACGACCGCTATGTTGTCCTCGATGCGTGATGAGATGACCGGCAGGGTCATGTTCGACGAGCCGTAGTTGATGTGCATGGCCAGATTGCAGTCCACGAAGGTGTTGCCCTTCACCAGGGCATTCTTTACCTGCGCATAGCCGCTCAGCGAGACGTTCTCCTCCCCGCGGACCAGACACAATGCCGCCTTGTATCCGACGCTGTTCAACCGTTCGAACCAGTTTTCCTCGACGACGTGATCTTCTCCGATGATGCGCACACCGCCCGTATCCGCGATGTCGTTGCCCAGAAAGTAGTTGCCGCTGACGGTGCAGCCGTTTCCCTGACGCAGCGTCAGCGTCCCCTTGCTTTCGTAGAAGACGTTGCCCGAGTAGGTGTTGCCGCAGCACTTGTTCGAGACGATCTCCTGCGCCTCGCCGTTGCACCGGTAGAAGTAGTTGCCCTTGACGACGCATCCGCCCTTCTGCATCGAGTGGGCGCTGTCGCCGACGCGGATGGTCTCCTGCTCGTTGGCCGGTTCACCGTCCGCGTCGAGAATTGTCTCGGGACGCGAAAAGTGGTTGTATGAAATTTCGTGACCGGCCGTCACCCCCTCCTCAAGCCAGACGACGCACAGTGCGCCCATGTTGTTCTTGTTCTCGAAGCGGCAGTGCGTAACGACATTGTGTGTGCCGTAGAGCGATACCCATTTCGTGCTGTTCACGGCATCGGACTCCGACCCCGAACCGTCGATGGCGCAATCCTCCAGTCGGCATGCCTGTGAACCGCTTTCGAAGCGGATCAGATGTTCGCCGTCGGGTACCGGGTCGATCCATTGGAATCCGCTGACGTGCAGATAGCTGCCGTCGATGCTGAGTGTCGAAGCTCCCGTGAAGCGGACTCCGCCCGGGTTTTCTGCGCGGAAGAGAATCGGCTCCGCTTCGCTTCCCGTACCTGTAAGGTGAATCTTCTGGGCATCGTAGGTGCCGTCTTTCCAGATAATGGTGCGACCGGCTTCGAGCGGCCCGAGAGCCTCGAGTTCCGCCGCCGAGGAGATGGTGCTGGTCACCTCCCCTTCGGGAATCTCTTCGTCCGGATTATTCTCCTCGTCGGGATTGCCTTCGTCGGGCTTCTCCCCTGAATCCGAACCGGAGCCGCCGTCCGTTTCGGTTTCTGTTCCGGACGCGGGCATTTCGTCGTTGTCGCCGCCGCACGCTGCGCATGCCAGGAGGGCCAGACCGAGCATT is a genomic window containing:
- the ruvX gene encoding Holliday junction resolvase RuvX, with the translated sequence MGRILAIDYGTKRTGIAVSDPLRLIAGGLETVPTRDLERWLADYFAREEVSTIVMGKPMQMDGTPSETWRFIEPLARRLQRAWPDKEVVFHDERFTSVLAHRTMLQSGIGRMARRDKALVDKISATIILQSYMEFNR
- the def gene encoding peptide deformylase, with translation MIYPIVIYGDEVLRKACAPVTPETLDVKKFEEDMFLTLDEAGGVGLAAPQVGKNLRFFVVDCTPWAEEDPSCADYKRAFVNAEIYEYSEETKIYNEGCLSFPGIYADVQRSLRIRMRYQDTDFVEHDEEFTGLKAWVIQHEYDHIQGKVFTDRISPLRRQLLKSKLLNLAKGKFRCAYKTR
- a CDS encoding TRL-like family protein, with amino-acid sequence MKKFLFAALAVAALSLTGCVKSPVSGFAYTDIKDGMAVTGNAGSSKVGTAEVKGYVGLVALGDASIQTAAREAGITRIHHVDYQMKSYVGLYTIYTIIVYGD
- a CDS encoding polysaccharide lyase 6 family protein, translated to MKKTFCAWVRTGMLGLALLACAACGGDNDEMPASGTETETDGGSGSDSGEKPDEGNPDEENNPDEEIPEGEVTSTISSAAELEALGPLEAGRTIIWKDGTYDAQKIHLTGTGSEAEPILFRAENPGGVRFTGASTLSIDGSYLHVSGFQWIDPVPDGEHLIRFESGSQACRLEDCAIDGSGSESDAVNSTKWVSLYGTHNVVTHCRFENKNNMGALCVVWLEEGVTAGHEISYNHFSRPETILDADGEPANEQETIRVGDSAHSMQKGGCVVKGNYFYRCNGEAQEIVSNKCCGNTYSGNVFYESKGTLTLRQGNGCTVSGNYFLGNDIADTGGVRIIGEDHVVEENWFERLNSVGYKAALCLVRGEENVSLSGYAQVKNALVKGNTFVDCNLAMHINYGSSNMTLPVISSRIEDNIAVVPEGNTSNYVVRYEDSDPQAEITWSNNRFYGRFKNDHFGLTALKVRPDVGNAAAEMDAIEQAAGTSWE